The genomic stretch CCCGGAAAGCTGCCCGTATTTGCTGAACTTTGAAATGTCAAAATAGATAGAGCCGTGTTTTTCATAGGCATAGCCCTTATGAATCAGCTCATGGGCGATTTCGATCATATCGCCGACGTACTCCGAGGCCCTGGGATAACCAGAAAAATCGTTAATACCGAGAAAGTTTATCGCCTCACGGAACAGGGAGATATGCCGATCAGTAAATTCAGCCAGCGGTTCACCGGCCTTATCCGCTCCGATAATGGTATTATCGTCAAGATCAGTGAAATTCATAAAGGATGCCACCTCAAACCCCTTGAACTGAAGGTAGCGGATCATCAGATCAGCCACCACCAAGCGGCGGCAATGAGACAGGTTTGGCGACTCAAAGGCAGTTGGCCCACAGGCATAAAAGCTTACTTTTCCAGGATGCAGCGGCTTAAAAGCCTCTTTTTTTCGGGTAATAGTATTATACAGACAGAGCTGTCGTTCTTTGGTCTCCAGCTTTTCCTTCCGAATAAAAAGCGGGGTACTCAGGTAGCGTTCTCCCCCGTCCGGAAAAATGGCCACCACATAACTATCCTTCTGCTTCTTGGCCTGCTCCATAGCAGCCACCATAGCAGCCCCGGAACTCATTCCGACAAAGATACCTTCTTGCCGGGCCAACAGACGGGCCGTGCGAAAGGCGTCCTCATCCCTGACATTAACAATATCATGAGGCAGGGCCTTGTCGAATATCTCAGGCTTATAGGACTCCTTCATATTCTTCAGGCCCTGAATCTTATGCCCGTAATACGGCTCCACCGCAATGACCCGAACCGCCGGATGGTGTTCCCTGAACCAGACCGAAAGCCCCATGGCCGTGCCCGAAGTTCCCAAGGTGGTGATGATATCCGTGACCCGGCCTTTTGTCTGCTCCCAGATTTCCGGACCAGTGCTTTGATAATGGGCCTGCCAGTTGGCTGGGTTATTAAACTGATCCGTGAGAAAATAACGATCCGGATATTCACGGGCAATGGCATAGGCCTTCTCAATGGCACCGTCTGTGGAACGGACCGCCGGGGTGAGGATAATCTCGGCCCCGTAGGCCCGCATAATCTGCCGTCGTTCGACACTGGCGGATTCCGGCATAATGAGCTGACAACGGTATCCTTTGGCAGCGCAAACCATAGCCAAGCCGATCCCGGTATTGCCACTGGTGGCCTCAAGAACAATCTTATCTGGAGTCAGTTCTCCACTCTTCTCTCCAGCCTCGATCAAATTCAAGGCTGGTCTGTCTTTGACCGAACCGCCAGGATTCATGCATTCCAGTTTAGCGTGGATTTCTCCGGCTCCGGAAGGACACATTCTCTGCAAAGAGACAATAGGGGTATTGCCGATAAGATTAAGAAGATTCATCAAGCAGGTTCTCAGGTAAAATAATTACAGATTGAAAAAGGGAAAAAGGCAGGATTACGCCTTCTCGCAAAAAATAGAAAAAGGAAAAGAGCCTCTCACTCTGCTGCTCGGGACTTGTCAAGACGGGAAAAAGGCTCCAAATTGCGAGCAACAGCGGCCAGCAGTTGATGCCGGGCCTGCTGATAAGAAACCAGGGCCTGCACCAACCCGCCATAGGTGGCTGTCAAGTCCCGCTGGGCCTCATTCAGGCGGACCAACGAGGCTGAGCCTGCCTCATATTCACTTTTTGCCAGCTTACGGTTTTCTTCCACCAGCTCAACCGTCTCCCGCTGGAGACGAACCTGCTCTCGGGCTGCAGCCAACCTGGTGATATCCTGCTGAACCTCGGCGGCAATACTGTTACGCAATTCGGCATAGGCATATTTCGCCTCTCTTTTCGCCTGCCGGGCCTTACGAACAGCGGCATCCACAGCCCCACCGGAATAGAGATTCCAGCTGGCGCTGACCCCGAGCGAGGCAGCAAAATCCTCGCCTGTAGGAACCAAGCCATCCTGGGTATTACCATCTATCTTCCCGGCAAGCTGCACTATGGGCCAGTCGCCAGCCTTGGCCTGCTCAATACCGAATTCAGCAGCCTTGATTTGCATATCCAGGGCCGTAAGATCAGGACGTGCCTGCAAGGCCCCTGCAATCAACTTGTCCCCGTCAGTCTGGGCAGTCCATGTATTATCGGCTGAAATATCACAGTCCTTGTCCAGCTCAGCCAGTTTCACTGTTTCCGGCAGGGCAGAATCAGCAAGCCCCAAGAGGGCAGCCAAGGCGTAGCGGGCAACCTCGTAATCACGTGTACTGGTCAATAAACTATTTTTGGCCGTATTGAGCTGGACCTTCATGTTCAATACATCGCTTAATGAGCCGCTGCCCACCTCAAGACGACTCTCTGCATCCTGGAGTTGCTGTTCATAAAACCCTTTATTGGCCGTTGCTATCTCAATAGCGGCCAAGGCCAACTGACCATGAAAAAAGGCATCAGCAACAGCAGAGGCCAAGATGCGCTGCGTATTCTTTCTGCTCGCAGCAGAGGATTGCACCCCGTATCGTGCCTGTTCCTGCTGAAACTTGCGGGCATAGCCGTCAAAGAGGAGCCATGAGGCCTGTAGGCCCAGGGAGCCAGCCGCATAGTTTTGGTCAGCGGACGGATCTGCCATCCTGACAGAATCATAGGTAGTATCAGCGTATCGGCCAAGGCCGGTTGAGGCGCTGGCATCCACACTGGGTTTATCTGCTGCGGCAGCCTGTTGTAGAGCCGCCTTTGCCTGCTCCAGACGAGCCTGGGCAGCCCCTATATTGGGATTATCCTGTAAGGCTATCTGTTGCGCGGTTTCTACATCCAACAGCTCAACCTGGGTCAGATCGTAGCGCCCTGTTTTCGCTGTTTCTTTTCCCTGCCCAGCCTGCCCTGTTGTAGCCAGCAGGAAAAATGCGATAAAGACAATTATACTCTGTTTCACAAGGTATCCTCTATTCTTGGCACTGTATTATTAAGAAAAACGGGGACCTATTCTTGACCGGCAAAAATCAACCTCCGAAGGAGAAGCAACGCGATTCATCCTCTGATCATTTTTCTCCTATTGAAACACTGTCATAAATATTTTGCAAAATGTTTTATGGCTTGCCAAACAAAAACGGCGATGCTATTGTTTACTTGTGTTATTTCAAAGAGATATTAAGCGCCATTTCAAACCCATACTTCTTACTCCAGCCCTCATAACCCTTATGTTTTTCAGAGTTTTTTTTTCGCTTCTGGATAAAAAATATTTTTCCGACAGGTTTGATAACGGAAGCTCCATCCAGGTTTTCTTCACCCTCCTCCTGGTATTCCTCATGCTGCCCGCTCTCGTACAGGCAATCCCCTTAACTGTGATTGTTCACGGCGTTGAAGAGGAAGGACATAAAAACATTATGGCCAGTATAAAGATAGCTCTTCAACAAGAAAACCCAAATTTGACCTTACGACATATTCGCAGATTGCACAAGGCCGCGCCTGAACAGATCGTCAAGGCCTTGGCACCATTTGGGTATTACTCTGTCGAGGTAAAAGACGGTGGGTCCTTAACAAAGGACGACAACGGCTGGCATGCTGTTTATGAGGTTATCCCTGGTGAACCTACCCTGGTTGAACGGGTAAATATAGAGGTCACAGGGCCAGGGGAGGATGAAGAGGTTTTTCAGAACCTGAAAAAAAAATTCCCGCTCAAAAAGGGCACGCAACTCAACGATACAGTGTACGAGAAAGGGAAAAAAAACATTCTGTCTGCTGCCCTGCGCAACGGTTATATCAAGGCAGGTTTCACCACAAACAAGATTCTGGTCCGTCACAAGGAACATCGGGCCGAGATACAGCTCACCCTTGACACCGGCCCCCTCTTTTTTTTCGGAAAGACCATCAGTGATCAGGACATCATCATGCCTGAGATGCTTGATCGCTACCTCCCTTACAGTTCGGGTGATGTCTACTCCCTCAGCGCTCTGAATCAGCTCCAAACGGATCTTTATGCCACCGGATATTTCAGCCAAGTCTTTGTGGATCCTCGATATCCCGGGTCTAACAGCAAGGAACAGGCAATTCCTATTGAGATCGAGCTGAAGCCGGGCAAAAAAAATCGCTATAGCTTCGGGGTTGGGTACGGCACTGATACCGGTGCCCGGGGTAACATCGGTTGGAAAAATCGCATCCTCAATCGACACGGCCATAAACCTGAATTTAATATTCAGTTGGCGGAAAACGGCAGTCGGTCCAATGCGGGATATGAAATTCCGGTCTTTGATCTCCGCTACGACTCGGTGAACTTTAATACGCTTTTTTTTGATGAAACCTGGGAAGATACCTGGATTAAACAGCTTTCGATTAGTGGATCCGTCAATCATAACGCTCCCAAGCACCAGTTCGGAGTCGGCCTGGAGTACCTGCATGAAAATTACACGGTCGGCGCCACCAGCGGTTCGGCAAACCTTCTCATCCCAAGAGGTTACGCAACCCTGATCCTAGCTAAGGATCGCGTCAAAACAGAACACGGCATACGTCTGAGCGCCAGCCTTAAGGGGGGGGA from Candidatus Electrothrix communis encodes the following:
- the cysS gene encoding cysteine--tRNA ligase, whose product is MNLLNLIGNTPIVSLQRMCPSGAGEIHAKLECMNPGGSVKDRPALNLIEAGEKSGELTPDKIVLEATSGNTGIGLAMVCAAKGYRCQLIMPESASVERRQIMRAYGAEIILTPAVRSTDGAIEKAYAIAREYPDRYFLTDQFNNPANWQAHYQSTGPEIWEQTKGRVTDIITTLGTSGTAMGLSVWFREHHPAVRVIAVEPYYGHKIQGLKNMKESYKPEIFDKALPHDIVNVRDEDAFRTARLLARQEGIFVGMSSGAAMVAAMEQAKKQKDSYVVAIFPDGGERYLSTPLFIRKEKLETKERQLCLYNTITRKKEAFKPLHPGKVSFYACGPTAFESPNLSHCRRLVVADLMIRYLQFKGFEVASFMNFTDLDDNTIIGADKAGEPLAEFTDRHISLFREAINFLGINDFSGYPRASEYVGDMIEIAHELIHKGYAYEKHGSIYFDISKFSKYGQLSGVDLSMIQVGHTVDLDNYEKGNPRDFTLLKRSTLGELKKGIFYETDWGNIRPGWHIECTAMSTRHLGETIDIHTGGQELLFPHHENEIAIAEALTGKPLANYWLHSGMLLKDGKKMSLEAGNTVTLQEVMDKGYNGREIRFMLLGVHYRKSMHFTYKKLDAIRKALKRIDEFTRKLGCMHPGLPHPVIGSLVGELEDQFVTALDDDLNISGAIGALFEFIKKVNPILYAGSVDLEQKNEIFSLLRKMNRVFGFLRLEQCILAPEINRLIEQREEARLRRDWETADKARTELLQKGIIVHDTANGPVWEQDEACRVCENATGNER
- a CDS encoding TolC family protein; translated protein: MKQSIIVFIAFFLLATTGQAGQGKETAKTGRYDLTQVELLDVETAQQIALQDNPNIGAAQARLEQAKAALQQAAAADKPSVDASASTGLGRYADTTYDSVRMADPSADQNYAAGSLGLQASWLLFDGYARKFQQEQARYGVQSSAASRKNTQRILASAVADAFFHGQLALAAIEIATANKGFYEQQLQDAESRLEVGSGSLSDVLNMKVQLNTAKNSLLTSTRDYEVARYALAALLGLADSALPETVKLAELDKDCDISADNTWTAQTDGDKLIAGALQARPDLTALDMQIKAAEFGIEQAKAGDWPIVQLAGKIDGNTQDGLVPTGEDFAASLGVSASWNLYSGGAVDAAVRKARQAKREAKYAYAELRNSIAAEVQQDITRLAAAREQVRLQRETVELVEENRKLAKSEYEAGSASLVRLNEAQRDLTATYGGLVQALVSYQQARHQLLAAVARNLEPFSRLDKSRAAE
- a CDS encoding autotransporter assembly complex family protein; amino-acid sequence: MFFRVFFSLLDKKYFSDRFDNGSSIQVFFTLLLVFLMLPALVQAIPLTVIVHGVEEEGHKNIMASIKIALQQENPNLTLRHIRRLHKAAPEQIVKALAPFGYYSVEVKDGGSLTKDDNGWHAVYEVIPGEPTLVERVNIEVTGPGEDEEVFQNLKKKFPLKKGTQLNDTVYEKGKKNILSAALRNGYIKAGFTTNKILVRHKEHRAEIQLTLDTGPLFFFGKTISDQDIIMPEMLDRYLPYSSGDVYSLSALNQLQTDLYATGYFSQVFVDPRYPGSNSKEQAIPIEIELKPGKKNRYSFGVGYGTDTGARGNIGWKNRILNRHGHKPEFNIQLAENGSRSNAGYEIPVFDLRYDSVNFNTLFFDETWEDTWIKQLSISGSVNHNAPKHQFGVGLEYLHENYTVGATSGSANLLIPRGYATLILAKDRVKTEHGIRLSASLKGGDTAFLSSTSFLQAQANGKIILTPWTNWRLLGRLSIGAIMMDSIDELPPSLRFYAGGDHSVRGYGYKELGPEDSSGKIIGGQYLTEASIEIERKINDTWSAAAFYDLGNAYDDIDLDLQVGAGLGVRMNLPFGQVRLDVACAVSDADYPLRIHLTIGADL